The sequence CATTTCAAGGACGTCAACGACACGCTCGGTCATGCCGCCGGCGACGAGCTGCTGATCCAGCTGGCGCAGCGCCTGCGCGAGCATATCGGCCCCCAGGACATGCTGGGCCGGCTCGGCGGCGACGAATTCGTCATCCTGCTGCCGCAGCGCAATGCCGAGGACGCCGAGCGCGTCGCAGCTGGGATCGCGGAGGCGCTGGCCGCGCCGTTGCGGCTCGGATCGAAGTTGATGCCGATGTCGGCCAGCATCGGCATCAGTCTCTATCCCGATCACGCTACCGACATCGACACGTTGATGCAGCAGGCCGACGCTGCGATGTACATGGCCAAGCAGGCGGGACGTTCGACCCATCGCATCTTCAATGCCGAGATGAACGGGCTTACCGAGCAGCGGCTGGCGCTGATCGCGGCGTTGCGTCGCGCCATCGCCGAGGGCGCACTCAGCCTCAGCTACCAGCCGCAGATCCGCAGCTGCGACGGCGCCATCCACGGCGTCGAGGCGTTGGCGCGCTGGCATGATGCCGTGCTCGGCGACGTCTCGCCGGCAAAATTCATTCCGCTCGCCGAGGAGTGCGGCCTGATCGAGCAGATCGGCCTGTGGTCGGTGCGCGAGGCCTGCCGCCAGATGGCGAGCTGGCGCCGCGCCGGGCTCAACATCCCCTGCGTCTCGGTGAACCTGTCGCCGATCAACTTCCGCAACGTCACGCTGGCCGCGCGGCTCAAGGACATCCTCGCCGAATACGAATTGCCGCCCGAGGCCTTGATGCTCGAGATCACCGAGGGTGCGTTCATGCAGGATGGCGTCGCTGCGCTCGAGACCATGAACGCGATCCGCGAGCTCGGCGTCGGCCTGTCGGTCGACGATTTCGGCACCGGCTATTCCAGCCTCAGCCGTCTCGCCCATCTGCCGATCCGCGAATTGAAGATCGACCGCAGTTTCATGCGCGACATCGAACGCGACGCCGGCGCGCTCGCCATCGCCACCGCCGTGGTGCGCGTCGGCCAGGGCCTCGGCATGACCGTCGTCGGCGAAGGCGTCGAGACCGAGGGCCAGCGCAGGACGCTGGCCGAGCTCGGCTGCGACGTCGTGCAAGGCTTCCTCTACGCCCCCGCGCTCGCCCCGGTCGCCTTCGAGCGCTGGCTGATCGAGCACTGCGCCGAGCAGGCGAGGGCGATGCTGGGGCGGCTCGCGCCCGTCGATGCCGTTGCAGTGAAGCGGTCGGCGTAGGCCGTGTACCTGACCCGGCGGCGTCATCTGATGGGTGACTACGTCCGCTTTGCTCCTAGAGTGACCAAGTTCATGCGGCAGCGTTGTATGTCGCGATGGGCCACTTCCGGACCTAGCCTGCGCGTTCGAATCGGTCGAGGTCTGCTGTGAGCTATTCGCTTCACTTTGACAGGGGGGCCAGCCCCCTTCCACTAAACAAACCCAGAAATGTGCCCTAAGCTGGTATCGAAATGTTGGCCGCCACAAGCGAGTGCATGATGTTGATGACTAAAGGAAAGAATTTTCCCTCGCTGTCCACAAAGCGCCTAGTGCTGCGCGCCATGACGCCCAAAGATGCCACCGCCTTCGGAGCACTCCTGTCGATACCGGAAGTAACCCGTCATTCAAATTGGCCGGATAAACCCAGCAAAGTTCAAAGCGAACGGTATGCAAGGTGGATGGTTAAGCTTTACGCCTCCGGCAAGGGCTGCGCGTGGATCATCGAAGACCGAAAGTCGGAATCCCTCATTGGCGCGATCCGCTTCAATAGCTTTGAGAAAAAATGGCGTTCTGGCGAGATCGGGTACGAGTTGCACCCGCAATTTTGGGGAAAGGGCCTGATGTCCGAGGCGGTCTCCGCCACGGTGGCATGCGGTCACGAGATTTTTGGGCTTAACCGCATCGAGGCTTGGACGCTCCCCGGAAACTCAGCGTCAGACCGGGTCCTGGAAAAATCCGGATTTCGATACGAGGGTACCCTTCGACAGAAGGCTTGGTTCAAAGGTGAGTATCATGATTTCCGAATGTTTGGACGGATTGCGGGCGACCCACCGAATTAAATTGATCGGTTGCAATTCGACGTGCTGACGTCCGGTCCGGGTTAATAGCTGACAGCCGCGAGCAGTGCGGGATGATCCGCTTGGGGCCACTTTAAGACATTTCGGTAGGCGGTGCTTTTCGTTGCGATGGAAGTGACAACAGACATTCACTTTCTGTCCAAATCGAAGTGTCCGAGTGGAAGTTGCGCATCGGCCTTGAGCGATTGGATGGCTATGTTGCTGCGCACGTCGCGCACAATTGGCAACTCAAGCAGTTTGCCGACAAGGAGCTGCTGATAGCGTTCCATGTGGGGTACCACGACCTCTAGGAAGTAGTCCGCTTCACCCGCCACAAGGTGACATCCGACCACTTCTGGCATGGCGGTCACGGCACGCTCGAAGTCGAGTGCGCGGTCGTTTGCGTGCCGATCGATCGTCACGGTGAGGAACACTGTGAGACCGAGACCGACACGATTGCGATGGAGTACCGCGCGATATCCGGCGATGACCCCCTCATCCGTCAATCGTTTCACGCGCCGTAGACACGGAGACGGGGAAAGGCCGACGCGATCAGCAAGTTCAGTATTGGTCAGTCGCGCTTCCGCCTGCAGTTCGGCGATAATGCGACGATCGATGTCGTCCAACTCAAGTTTGGCATATCTACTCACATTCCGGCTCCACGGTGATCACTTGTTGCGTCTCGCTGCCCTTCAATACCGCACTTCGCAAGGACACGCCTGTCGATCGTGGGACATATTGCCTGCCACCAATTCCGTGGAGTTGCCCCATGCCGACCGACACTGCTGTCGTCCGTTACCTGAACCCACCCGCCCTCGAAAAGCCGCCCGGCTACTCCCATGTTGTTGACGTGCGCGGTAATCGCTTGATCTTTATTGCCGGACAGGCAGGTGTTGATGCCAGCGGCACTGTCGTTGGTGGGGACATTATGGAAGGGCAAGCTGAGCAGGCATTCCGCAACCTGTCGACGGCGCTTGAGAGCGTCGGGTGCACTGCCGCAAACTTGGTGAAGCTTACCGTCTTCGTGCGCGACATGGGCAAATTGGCAGACTACCGACGCGTGCGCGATCGTTTCTTCAACTCGGTGAGCCCGCCCGTCGCTCCCGCGGTGACCCTCGTTGAGGTATCGCGCCTTTACTCGGAGCGACTGCTTATTGAGATTGAGGGCGTAGCGGCGGTATAGGCTCCGGCCAGACCGTTTTCGAACATTGCACAGCAGACAATCTCGCTACTTCCGACGAAGACCGCAATGGGTCATTTTCGGCGGTTTCAGCGGAGATTGTCGGTTGGCTGATGTCCGCTTCTACTCCGTAGGCGTCCAACCGGGGCTGCCCGAAGCGTTGCGCTTGGCCGGACCCTGGTGATTCAAGCCTCTAAACCGGCGGGCCCGAACCCATACAGTACGAACTCGCCGATTCTGAATGGATTGCCATCAAGCCCATGCTCCCGGACAAGCCGTGTGGCGTTGCCCGGATTAACGACCGTCTGCTTTAAAAGGCCGGCTCAGGCGTTCGGCTTCAGGAACGTGCCGTATTGCCTGCTCGCGGCGATCTCCGCAGCGGCCTGTCCGATGACACGCATCGCTGCCATCATGGGCCACGGCCCAAGACTCACGCGGCGCACGCCAACGCGGGCGAGATCTGCGATTTCGGGAACGCCTTGCGTCACCATGATGTTGACCGGCAGGGTCGTGAGCTGAACGAATTTCTCGATCAGCGCGAGGTCGGTGAGGCCCGGAACGAAAATGCCGTCGGCGCCGGCGTCGGCATAGACCTTCGCGCGCCGTGCCGCTTCGTTCATGCAGTCATCCGGCGATCCGAATTTCAGCAGAAACGGATCGGTCCTGGCATTGATGAACAGGCGAACGCCGAACTCTTGGGCGGCGTTTCGCACCGCCTTGATCTTCGCGGCATGCTGTTCGGGGCTGACGAGCTGGCGCTTTCCGTCGGCGAGCCCGTCTTCGATATTGATGCCGACGGCGCCGGCTTGCAGAATTGTCGTCGCCGACGTCGCGGCGGCCTCCGCGGTGTCGCCGTAGCCCGCTTCCAGATCGATCGACACCGGAACCGGGACGGTCGCGGTGATCCGCGACACCAGGTCGGCCACCATTTCGAGCGGGACGTTCTCTCCGTCGGCGTAGCCGAGGGCGGAGGCGACCGCTCCGCTACTGGTGGCGATGGCCGGAGCAGTCTTCGCAATGGCCTTGGCGGTGGCGGCGTCCCAGGCGTTGAACAGAACGAGCGGATCTGTTGTCCTGTGAAGAGCGTGAAACGTCTCTGCATGTTTCTGCTGTGTCTCGGCGTCCATTGCGCTCACTCCTGCTGAGAGAATCCATGAGGTCGATCGTGCGGCGCCGTCGGGCGGTCCGCTATTGCGTTCAGTCGGATGGGTGCGCCCTGAACCAGTCCATGATCAGGCCGGTGACTTCGGCTTCACGCTCGAGGTGCGGGAAGTGCCCGACGTCAGGCAGCACGACGCGCCGGTGCGGTCCCTTGAACAGCCGCTCTTCCTTGACCGAATATTTCGCCGTCGGATCGTTGCTGCCATAGATCGTCAGCGTCGGCGTGTGCATGTCAGCGATCGGCAGCCGGCCCATCCGTCCTGCCTCGGTGAGGCCTCCATAATATTTGAGGGCCGCCGCCATCGTGCCGGGAGAGCTGAGCGTCTCCTTGACCGAACGGAGATGCTCTTCGTTGTGAAAGCTCGGCGACCACAGCTTCCAGAGATAGTCGACGAAGGGGAGTCCCTCGATATTGACCGCCGACTCGGCGCCGATCAGCTGGAAGAAGTAGACATGGAAGATGGATCGAACGATGTCGGGATCCCGCCTGATGCTCGAGAACGTGATCGGGTGGGCCGTGTTCATCACCACCGCGGCCTTGATCGCCGATGGCGCCGTGGCCAACGCCTGGAAGGTCGACGTGCCGCCCCAATCCATGCCGACGACGCAGGCTTGCCCGTCTTCGCTCAGCGCCGCGATGAGCGCTTCGAGATCCCTGCCGAGCGCGATGGGGTCGAAAATGTCATCCGCAGGAATCGCGGTCGGCGCGTAGCCGCGCAGGAACGGCGAGACCGCGCGATAGCCGGCATCGGCGAAGACCTGCAGCTGCTTGCGATATGACCAGGC comes from Bradyrhizobium diazoefficiens and encodes:
- a CDS encoding Lrp/AsnC family transcriptional regulator, which gives rise to MSRYAKLELDDIDRRIIAELQAEARLTNTELADRVGLSPSPCLRRVKRLTDEGVIAGYRAVLHRNRVGLGLTVFLTVTIDRHANDRALDFERAVTAMPEVVGCHLVAGEADYFLEVVVPHMERYQQLLVGKLLELPIVRDVRSNIAIQSLKADAQLPLGHFDLDRK
- a CDS encoding alpha/beta fold hydrolase; the protein is MNPSSAARATPTATAGEPALNYVEANGVRFAYLEQGTGPLVMFLHGFPDNAWSYRKQLQVFADAGYRAVSPFLRGYAPTAIPADDIFDPIALGRDLEALIAALSEDGQACVVGMDWGGTSTFQALATAPSAIKAAVVMNTAHPITFSSIRRDPDIVRSIFHVYFFQLIGAESAVNIEGLPFVDYLWKLWSPSFHNEEHLRSVKETLSSPGTMAAALKYYGGLTEAGRMGRLPIADMHTPTLTIYGSNDPTAKYSVKEERLFKGPHRRVVLPDVGHFPHLEREAEVTGLIMDWFRAHPSD
- a CDS encoding isocitrate lyase/PEP mutase family protein gives rise to the protein MDAETQQKHAETFHALHRTTDPLVLFNAWDAATAKAIAKTAPAIATSSGAVASALGYADGENVPLEMVADLVSRITATVPVPVSIDLEAGYGDTAEAAATSATTILQAGAVGINIEDGLADGKRQLVSPEQHAAKIKAVRNAAQEFGVRLFINARTDPFLLKFGSPDDCMNEAARRAKVYADAGADGIFVPGLTDLALIEKFVQLTTLPVNIMVTQGVPEIADLARVGVRRVSLGPWPMMAAMRVIGQAAAEIAASRQYGTFLKPNA
- a CDS encoding RidA family protein, with amino-acid sequence MPTDTAVVRYLNPPALEKPPGYSHVVDVRGNRLIFIAGQAGVDASGTVVGGDIMEGQAEQAFRNLSTALESVGCTAANLVKLTVFVRDMGKLADYRRVRDRFFNSVSPPVAPAVTLVEVSRLYSERLLIEIEGVAAV
- a CDS encoding GNAT family N-acetyltransferase, with amino-acid sequence MMLMTKGKNFPSLSTKRLVLRAMTPKDATAFGALLSIPEVTRHSNWPDKPSKVQSERYARWMVKLYASGKGCAWIIEDRKSESLIGAIRFNSFEKKWRSGEIGYELHPQFWGKGLMSEAVSATVACGHEIFGLNRIEAWTLPGNSASDRVLEKSGFRYEGTLRQKAWFKGEYHDFRMFGRIAGDPPN